The DNA segment GGTtttgggtgatggtgggggttgggttggggtggtgggggggttatTGGGGAAGgataagtgtgggtgtgtgtgagtaagtgtgtgtgagtaagtgtgtgtgtgtatgtgtgtgtgtgtgtgtgtgtgtgtgtgtgtgtgtgtgtgtgtgtgtgtgtgtgtgtgtgtgtgtgtgtgtgtgtgtgcttgtgtgtgtgtgtgttcgtgcgtgcgtgcgtgcgtgcgtgcgtgcgtgcgtgcgtgtgtgtgcgtgtgtgtgtgtgtgtgtgtgtgtgtgtgtgtgtgtgtgtgtgtgtgtgtgtgtgtgtgtgtgtgtgtgtgtgtgtgtgtgcgcgcgcgcgcgtgggcgtgtgtgtgtgtgtgcgcgctcgcttgcgcgcgtgtgtatgcatgtatgtatatacttataaaagtattgtaattttgcacctacccccaccttccgcttctctcccctcatcataACCTCACCATTtaacccatccacctccctccttcaggAAGCTATTGGATGGACAACCTGTTCTGCTACGGCACAGAGGAGAGGCTGTCCGAGTGCCGGTTCGACGGCTGGGGAACCCACGACTGCGAGCTGGACGAGTCGGCGGGGGTCGTGTGTGAGACGCACTTCTCGACGACCACTGTGGCCCCAACTCTTCCCCCGAGAGACGAGCCCGTTATCACCAACAAGACAAAATTATCGGTAATAtttgggaagtgggaaggaaggcagggaggaagaatagaacgGGTAAATATGGAATAAataaagatggaagggaaggcagggaggaagaatagaagggataaatgcggaagggagggagggaagatgttaaaggggaggaatggaaaatGATGGAAGggtaggtaaggaggaggggaaaatgtggGAGAGAGCGAGCACTGTTCTTTAATGTACGAGTAATATTTTGCGTGGCAAATCCAAGGTTGATTAACATGTTATCAATGGAAAGCTATGGTGTCACGGACTATAGACCCGTTTGAAGAATGCAAGTTATATGACACCACCTGAGAGGCGACCATTCACGAGAATGATTTAAGGCTAAGGTAGAAGCGAATGCAATTACTCGGCAATCCAAAACAAGGTCTATCCAAAACACTGCAGAAGTTATGAATTCCATGGCCTCAGTAACCTGTAAAAACCAgtaaccaccaccaccccatctcctctttcttccagcATGCCATTGAGGGCAAGACGAAGCTGAGACTAATCGGAGGGCGGTCGGACCAGGAGGGCCGTGTAGAGGTCATGCTCCCTGGAAGCAATGGTACTTGGGGACTCATTTGTGGTGATGGATGGAGCCTTTTGGAGGGCATGGTGGCCTGTCGGCAGCTGGGGATGCACTATGCCCAGGCAGCCTTATCAACAGGTATTTGGGTGAAAGTGTATATCTTTctgtgtaatttttttctttttatgcataCACGTTGAATACACATTGTCAATTGCATAACAGATATACCCATAGAGTCAGTAATAAATTTCCACCATTACAAGAAAATAATCTGCTCTTTTTACCATTTGGCTTGACTTTCTGCCCCTTCCAGGTTATTTCGGAGGAAATATGAGTAACGTGGTTATAAGTGGCATCAAGTGCCATGGCAATGAAGAAAATCTTGACCAGTGCCTTCACGAAGACGTAGGAGAAGTATTTTGCCCACATCCAGGCTCAGACCCCAACATCGCTGGAGTTACTTGTGTGTCCAGTAAGTGATGATGTCCTGTGTGATCTTTAATGAGTTGGtgaatttatttaaatttattggtgaaaaaatggcaaatactttATGTACCTGATATTACCAAGAGAAGATACTTATAACAAAAACTTAAAAAAGGTAAATTTTTCCtaatatatgatatgaatgttaatgaaagacagacaaagactcaGACATAAAATTACAGAAATAGCTGACCTGGTTCCTGATCACATGGAGCTGGCTCGTTCTGCACACTTGGAGGATAAGCAGCTATTTTTCCTACAGTGTGCAATGGAGGAAAATTGCCTTGCACAATCTGCAGTCAAAGTACAGGTAATGTTACTGAGAATATTCATGATAAGTATATAACAACTATTATAACCAAGAAGTCTGcccttccttatttatttttcttttggagaAGTACATGCTCTCTAAAAAAGATAGTTATGAATGTGTGGAATGCATGGTATGCTACtgtatgataaaaatatattattagtaAAAGATAAGAGTTCAAAAGAATATGAGCAATATGACAGCTGTACTTTAATCTAGGATTTTGTGACGTTTAATCAGATGCAAATATTATTTACAAGATTTGCTCAACAGGAAACTGGCTATGGTTGGCATCTGGACACGAGACGTCTTCTTCGTTTCACAGCACGTATAGTCAACCAGGGAACTGAGGCATTCCGTCCCATTCTTCCAAAGCAGTATTGGGAATGGCATGCCTGTCACATGTGAGTGTTCAGTAGGTGTATTTGCTGGGAAGAAGCTTGTAGATTCATATAGAGGTAACTTACTCCTAGTTATTGAACAGTAAGTTGGTTAGTTGTGCTAGAAATCTTAGACTTGTAGCTGTAATGAAagctatttatgtatatttttaaaaatc comes from the Penaeus vannamei isolate JL-2024 chromosome 8, ASM4276789v1, whole genome shotgun sequence genome and includes:
- the Loxl2 gene encoding lysyl oxidase homolog 3A isoform X1 (The sequence of the model RefSeq protein was modified relative to this genomic sequence to represent the inferred CDS: added 286 bases not found in genome assembly), with the translated sequence MSPSRLLTLLLLLLLVFTLLADDVEAARRRRRRRRKHRPAGGEGAAGAVGAKSIRRIRHASGRRAEFVRRRLRKAKMQQDVEGNIRLVDGRADYEGNVQIFHNNRWGNICDDEWDKREGEIVCKMLGFPGLKKVTHSGRYGHVRGSYWMDNLFCYGTEERLSECRFDGWGTHDCELDESAGVVCETHFSTTTVAPTLPPRDEPVITNKTKLSHAIEGKTKLRLIGGRSDQEGRVEVMLPGSNGTWGLICGDGWSLLEGMVACRQLGMHYAQAALSTGYFGGNMSNVVISGIKCHGNEENLDQCLHEDVGEVFCPHPGSDPNIAGVTCVSKIADLVPDHMELARSAHLEDKQLFFLQCAMEENCLAQSAVKVQETGYGWHLDTRRLLRFTARIVNQGTEAFRPILPKQYWEWHACHMHYHSMEVFAHYDVIDADGNRVAEGHKASFCLEDNNCVPGVEPVFKCANFGDQGISPGCTDTYAYNIDCQWIDITDIKPGTYTFKLAINPEFKVGEMSFDNNAAVCEFINTLTSVWLGNCYLTRP
- the Loxl2 gene encoding lysyl oxidase homolog 3A isoform X2 (The sequence of the model RefSeq protein was modified relative to this genomic sequence to represent the inferred CDS: added 286 bases not found in genome assembly) → MSPSRLLTLLLLLLLVFTLLADDVEAARRRRRRRRKHRPAGGEGAAGAVGAKSIRRIRHASGRRAEFVRRRLRKAKMQQDVEGNIRLVDGRADYEGNVQIFHNNRWGNICDDEWDKREGEIVCKMLGFPGLKKVTHSGRYGHVRGSYWMDNLFCYGTEERLSECRFDGWGTHDCELDESAGVVCETHFSTTTVAPTLPPRDEPVITNKTKLSHAIEGKTKLRLIGGRSDQEGRVEVMLPGSNGTWGLICGDGWSLLEGMVACRQLGMHYAQAALSTGYFGGNMSNVVISGIKCHGNEENLDQCLHEDVGEVFCPHPGSDPNIAGVTCVSKIADLVPDHMELARSAHLEDKQLFFLQCAMEENCLAQSAVKVQETGYGWHLDTRRLLRFTARIVNQGTEAFRPILPKQYWEWHACHMHYHSMEVFAHYDVIDADGNRVAEGHKASFCLEDNNCVPGVEPVFKCANFGDQGISPGCTDTYAYNIDCQWIDITDIKPGTYTFKLAVNPEFKVGEMSFDNNAAVCELIYSETTAWVGNCSLARP